Proteins from a single region of Apium graveolens cultivar Ventura chromosome 7, ASM990537v1, whole genome shotgun sequence:
- the LOC141671934 gene encoding receptor homology region, transmembrane domain- and RING domain-containing protein 2-like isoform X2: MLKIEALGLCSLYTYICIYRMANIWVLILCFSSLISSGVFANVVLMTNNATLSFQDIEANFSPSPKGSGECGTLYKADPLDACSPLKNIVPKIKEGGLSLFALIVRGGCSFEDKVRRAQMAGFKAAIVYDNEDGDLVAMAGNSAGIRIQAVFISKASGLLLTKYVGATNMELWIIPSFENSAWSIMAISFISLLAMSAVLATCFFVRRHRIRRERPRAPRTREFHGMSSQLVKAMPCLIFTAVLDDNCTSSTCAICIEDYSVGEKLRVLPCRHKFHAACVDAWLTSWRTFCPVCKRDARTSTGEPPASERTPLLSSAASSILSSFRSSLASSPAMQIGSARSNRFASISRVGSYGSSYYQQSLPSYQQSPHLSASQSSLDLRNASSLRSIPPHLASSNSLGYPSLSPLNARYMSAYIPSPGNASSYIGSSNQQPHPLHLSESAASFSPYASANSLPGC; this comes from the exons ATGTTGAAAATTGAAGCTTTAGGGCTTTGTtcattatatacatatatttgtaTCTATAGGATGGCTAATATTTGGGTGTTGATTTTGTGTTTTTCCTCTTTGATTTCAAGTGGGGTTTTTGCTAATGTGGTTTTGATGACAAACAATGCTACCTTATCCTTTCAAGACATTGAGGCCAATTTTT CACCATCACCAAAAGGATCGGGGGAATGTGGCACTCTGTATAAGGCGGATCCCCTGGATGCTTGCTCACCCCTAAAAAACATAGTTCCCAAGATTAAAGAAGGGGGTCTTTCTCTATTTGCGTTAATTGTTAGAGGCGGATGCAGCTTCGAGGATAAAGTTAGAAGGGCACAAATGGCAGGTTTCAAAGCAGCTATTGTGTATGACAATGAAGATGGCGATTTGGTTGCAA TGGCAGGAAATTCAGCAGGTATAAGAATACAGGCTGTCTTTATCTCCAAAGCTTCTGGCCTGTTACTCACCAAATATGTTGGTGCTACTAACATGGAACTGTGGATTATCCCGAGTTTTGAAAACTCAGCATGGTCAATCATGGCTATATCTTTCATATCACTACTTGCCATGTCTGCAGTACTGGCTACGTGTTTCTTTGTGCGGAGACACAGAATAAGAAGAGAACGTCCCCGAGCACCACGTACTCGTGAATTTCATGGGATGAGTAGTCAGTTGGTGAAAGCCATGCCTTGCCTGATATTTACAGCAGTTTTAGATGATAACTGTACATCGTCAACATGTGCAATATGTATTGAGGATTACTCTGTCGGGGAAAAGCTTAGAGTTTTGCCATGCCGCCATA AATTTCATGCCGCTTGTGTTGATGCTTGGCTGACCTCCTGGAGAACATTTTGCCCTGTTTGCAAACGCGATGCACGAACAAGTACAGGTGAACCACCAGCATCAGAACGTACACCGTTGCTTTCATCTGCAGCGTCATCTATATTATCATCATTCAGATCATCACTGGCATCATCACCAGCCATGCAAATAGGGTCCGCAAGGTCAAACCGGTTTGCATCTATTTCTCGAGTTGGGTCCTATGGCAGTTCTTACTATCAACAATCTCTTCCGTCCTACCAGCAGTCCCCACATCTTAGTGCAAGCCAGAGTTCATTAGACCTTAGAAATGCATCTTCGCTTAGATCTATTCCTCCCCATCTGGCTTCGTCTAACTCACTGGGTTACCCATCTTTATCACCTCTAAATGCCAGATACATGTCCGCGTATATTCCTAGTCCTGGAAATGCATCAAGTTATATAGGGTCTTCTAATCAGCAGCCTCACCCATTGCATTTAAGCGAGTCAGCTGCAAGTTTTTCTCCATATGCTTCTGCTAATTCTCTCCCGGGATGCTGA
- the LOC141671934 gene encoding receptor homology region, transmembrane domain- and RING domain-containing protein 2-like isoform X1, with translation MLKIEALGLCSLYTYICIYRMANIWVLILCFSSLISSGVFANVVLMTNNATLSFQDIEANFSPSPKGSGECGTLYKADPLDACSPLKNIVPKIKEGGLSLFALIVRGGCSFEDKVRRAQMAGFKAAIVYDNEDGDLVASTFSHYFNMAGNSAGIRIQAVFISKASGLLLTKYVGATNMELWIIPSFENSAWSIMAISFISLLAMSAVLATCFFVRRHRIRRERPRAPRTREFHGMSSQLVKAMPCLIFTAVLDDNCTSSTCAICIEDYSVGEKLRVLPCRHKFHAACVDAWLTSWRTFCPVCKRDARTSTGEPPASERTPLLSSAASSILSSFRSSLASSPAMQIGSARSNRFASISRVGSYGSSYYQQSLPSYQQSPHLSASQSSLDLRNASSLRSIPPHLASSNSLGYPSLSPLNARYMSAYIPSPGNASSYIGSSNQQPHPLHLSESAASFSPYASANSLPGC, from the exons ATGTTGAAAATTGAAGCTTTAGGGCTTTGTtcattatatacatatatttgtaTCTATAGGATGGCTAATATTTGGGTGTTGATTTTGTGTTTTTCCTCTTTGATTTCAAGTGGGGTTTTTGCTAATGTGGTTTTGATGACAAACAATGCTACCTTATCCTTTCAAGACATTGAGGCCAATTTTT CACCATCACCAAAAGGATCGGGGGAATGTGGCACTCTGTATAAGGCGGATCCCCTGGATGCTTGCTCACCCCTAAAAAACATAGTTCCCAAGATTAAAGAAGGGGGTCTTTCTCTATTTGCGTTAATTGTTAGAGGCGGATGCAGCTTCGAGGATAAAGTTAGAAGGGCACAAATGGCAGGTTTCAAAGCAGCTATTGTGTATGACAATGAAGATGGCGATTTGGTTGCAAGTACTTTCTCACATTACTTCAATA TGGCAGGAAATTCAGCAGGTATAAGAATACAGGCTGTCTTTATCTCCAAAGCTTCTGGCCTGTTACTCACCAAATATGTTGGTGCTACTAACATGGAACTGTGGATTATCCCGAGTTTTGAAAACTCAGCATGGTCAATCATGGCTATATCTTTCATATCACTACTTGCCATGTCTGCAGTACTGGCTACGTGTTTCTTTGTGCGGAGACACAGAATAAGAAGAGAACGTCCCCGAGCACCACGTACTCGTGAATTTCATGGGATGAGTAGTCAGTTGGTGAAAGCCATGCCTTGCCTGATATTTACAGCAGTTTTAGATGATAACTGTACATCGTCAACATGTGCAATATGTATTGAGGATTACTCTGTCGGGGAAAAGCTTAGAGTTTTGCCATGCCGCCATA AATTTCATGCCGCTTGTGTTGATGCTTGGCTGACCTCCTGGAGAACATTTTGCCCTGTTTGCAAACGCGATGCACGAACAAGTACAGGTGAACCACCAGCATCAGAACGTACACCGTTGCTTTCATCTGCAGCGTCATCTATATTATCATCATTCAGATCATCACTGGCATCATCACCAGCCATGCAAATAGGGTCCGCAAGGTCAAACCGGTTTGCATCTATTTCTCGAGTTGGGTCCTATGGCAGTTCTTACTATCAACAATCTCTTCCGTCCTACCAGCAGTCCCCACATCTTAGTGCAAGCCAGAGTTCATTAGACCTTAGAAATGCATCTTCGCTTAGATCTATTCCTCCCCATCTGGCTTCGTCTAACTCACTGGGTTACCCATCTTTATCACCTCTAAATGCCAGATACATGTCCGCGTATATTCCTAGTCCTGGAAATGCATCAAGTTATATAGGGTCTTCTAATCAGCAGCCTCACCCATTGCATTTAAGCGAGTCAGCTGCAAGTTTTTCTCCATATGCTTCTGCTAATTCTCTCCCGGGATGCTGA